One genomic region from Thermoleptolyngbya sichuanensis A183 encodes:
- a CDS encoding glycoside hydrolase family 10 protein: MSFSDIQSHWAKAFIEALSERGIVRGFGDGTFRPEQTITRAEFASLLRSAFSVAPKRPYVPFQDVSESFWAASAIRWAYETGFMSGYPDGSFRPAEAIARVQVWVALVSGLGFAASGQALLFDLYADAGEIPDWARRAIATATETGLVVNHPDLKRVRSQQAATRAEAASFVYQALVRLGQVPVIESAWIVRWVRTVAVSHRREFRAAWVAIVWNIDFPSARTLTTDQQQAELIAIFDRLRSLHFNAVILQIRPEGDALYASTLEPWSFWLTGTQGKPPSPAYDPLQWAIAQCRQRNLEIHVWFNPYRARTSQQTVNVSPHLAATNPDVVYPWGNQIWMDPGATVVQERTYAVILDVLRRYDVDGIHLDDYFYPYPIAGQSFPDDKTYQAYRNSGGTLSLKDWRRDNVNRLVQRLSSSIKATKPHVKFGISPFGIYRPGQPPQIQGLDAYDQLFADALKWLQQGWVDYLAPQLYWRIDPPAQSYPVLLEWWADQNIQKRHIYPGNNLSQLDGKAWDVTEIERQVAITRQLESKLALGNIFYSMKALLTNREGIGDRLQTNIYRTAALPPVMPWLRSLPPVPPQNVRVLGNRLVWSSAASVRSWTLYRQAGSTWTLQSILPATTTQLTLSPGTYALCTVDRLANESAGVVAVV; encoded by the coding sequence ATGAGTTTCTCTGACATCCAAAGCCATTGGGCAAAAGCGTTTATCGAGGCGTTGTCCGAGCGTGGCATTGTGCGGGGCTTTGGGGACGGCACATTCCGCCCTGAGCAGACGATTACTCGCGCTGAGTTTGCATCCCTCCTGCGTTCTGCCTTTTCCGTTGCGCCCAAGCGACCTTACGTGCCGTTTCAGGATGTGTCGGAGAGTTTTTGGGCTGCGTCTGCGATTCGTTGGGCCTACGAAACCGGGTTCATGTCCGGTTATCCTGACGGATCGTTTCGTCCCGCAGAGGCGATCGCCCGCGTGCAGGTTTGGGTGGCGCTGGTGAGCGGGCTGGGGTTTGCGGCATCGGGTCAGGCTCTGTTGTTCGACCTATATGCGGATGCGGGCGAGATCCCCGACTGGGCAAGACGGGCGATCGCCACGGCGACGGAAACGGGGTTGGTCGTAAACCATCCCGACCTGAAACGAGTGCGATCGCAGCAAGCGGCTACACGGGCCGAGGCGGCTAGCTTTGTGTATCAAGCACTGGTGCGTTTGGGCCAGGTTCCGGTAATCGAGTCGGCGTGGATTGTGCGCTGGGTGCGGACGGTCGCAGTGTCGCATCGGCGCGAGTTTCGGGCGGCGTGGGTGGCAATCGTGTGGAATATTGACTTTCCCAGCGCCCGCACGCTGACCACCGACCAGCAGCAGGCAGAACTGATTGCCATTTTTGACCGACTGCGATCGCTCCATTTCAACGCTGTGATTTTGCAAATTCGCCCTGAAGGGGATGCGCTGTATGCCTCAACGCTGGAGCCGTGGAGCTTTTGGCTGACGGGCACTCAGGGCAAACCGCCCAGCCCCGCCTACGACCCGCTGCAATGGGCGATCGCCCAGTGTCGCCAGCGCAATCTGGAAATTCACGTCTGGTTCAACCCCTATCGCGCCCGCACGTCTCAGCAAACGGTCAACGTTTCGCCCCACCTAGCGGCGACGAATCCTGATGTGGTCTACCCTTGGGGCAACCAGATTTGGATGGACCCCGGCGCGACCGTCGTGCAGGAACGCACCTATGCCGTGATTCTGGACGTGTTGCGCCGCTACGACGTGGACGGCATTCACCTGGATGATTATTTTTATCCTTACCCAATTGCTGGGCAGAGCTTTCCCGACGACAAAACCTATCAGGCCTATCGCAATAGCGGCGGCACGCTCTCCCTGAAGGACTGGCGGCGGGATAACGTAAATCGCCTAGTGCAGCGCCTTTCCAGCAGCATCAAAGCCACCAAGCCGCACGTAAAATTTGGCATCAGCCCGTTTGGAATTTATCGCCCCGGCCAGCCGCCGCAAATCCAAGGACTCGATGCCTACGACCAACTGTTTGCCGACGCGCTGAAGTGGCTCCAGCAGGGCTGGGTCGATTACCTCGCACCGCAGCTTTATTGGCGCATCGACCCACCCGCCCAGAGCTATCCCGTGCTGCTGGAATGGTGGGCAGATCAGAATATCCAGAAGCGTCATATCTACCCTGGCAATAACTTATCTCAGCTTGATGGCAAAGCCTGGGACGTGACCGAAATCGAACGGCAGGTGGCCATCACGCGCCAGCTAGAGAGTAAACTCGCCCTCGGCAATATTTTCTATAGCATGAAGGCGCTGCTGACGAATCGCGAGGGCATTGGCGATCGCCTCCAGACCAATATCTACCGCACCGCCGCCCTGCCGCCCGTCATGCCCTGGCTCCGCAGCTTGCCCCCCGTGCCGCCGCAAAATGTGCGCGTCTTGGGAAATCGACTCGTCTGGAGCAGCGCCGCCAGTGTCCGTTCCTGGACGCTCTATCGCCAAGCAGGAAGCACCTGGACGCTGCAAAGTATCTTACCTGCCACTACAACACAGCTTACCCTGTCGCCCGGAACCTACGCACTGTGTACGGTCGATCGGCTGGCGAATGAGAGCGCGGGCGTAGTAGCAGTGGTTTAA
- a CDS encoding tetratricopeptide repeat protein, with amino-acid sequence MLIYIFSCLLAALFWLGAWPFGIAAEALPTKSPEPLPVELPSLSELREKAFDATNRGSFAEAETYWTEILEQLPDNAAVWSNRGNSRVSQNKLQAAIADFDKATELAPDAPDPYLNRGAALEGLGRWEEAIANYNKVLELDPNDAAAYNNRGNAKAGQGNWEAAIADYQKAADLAPDFAFARANYAIALYETGQIDEAIRTMKNLVRKYPRFADMRAALTAALWVAGNQGEAESNWYAAVGLDARYKDLDWVANVRRWSPSLVSALEKFLTLK; translated from the coding sequence ATGCTGATTTACATTTTTTCATGTTTGCTGGCAGCGCTGTTCTGGCTGGGCGCGTGGCCCTTTGGAATCGCGGCTGAGGCGCTCCCAACAAAATCACCGGAACCGCTTCCGGTCGAGCTTCCGTCGCTGAGCGAGCTGCGCGAAAAAGCGTTTGACGCAACCAACCGGGGCAGTTTCGCAGAGGCAGAAACCTATTGGACGGAAATTTTGGAGCAGTTGCCCGACAACGCGGCCGTATGGAGCAATCGCGGCAACTCGCGCGTCAGCCAGAACAAACTGCAAGCGGCGATCGCCGATTTTGACAAAGCCACCGAACTGGCTCCCGATGCTCCCGATCCCTACCTCAATCGGGGTGCGGCGCTGGAGGGATTGGGCCGCTGGGAAGAGGCGATCGCCAACTACAACAAGGTGCTAGAACTCGACCCCAACGACGCGGCTGCTTATAACAATCGGGGCAACGCCAAGGCCGGCCAGGGCAACTGGGAGGCGGCGATCGCAGACTACCAAAAAGCGGCAGACCTTGCGCCCGATTTTGCCTTTGCCAGAGCCAATTATGCGATCGCCCTCTACGAAACCGGGCAGATCGACGAAGCCATCCGCACCATGAAAAACCTCGTCCGCAAATACCCCCGCTTTGCCGACATGCGGGCCGCCCTCACCGCCGCCCTCTGGGTCGCGGGCAACCAGGGCGAAGCCGAAAGCAACTGGTATGCCGCCGTTGGGCTGGATGCACGATACAAAGATTTGGACTGGGTTGCGAATGTCCGCCGCTGGAGTCCGTCACTCGTCAGCGCTCTGGAGAAGTTTCTGACCTTGAAGTAA
- a CDS encoding polysaccharide deacetylase family protein has translation MGLAQQRLVQQVARAFPDGLFYKETTERVVTLTIDDVPTPGEPEDESTQKILEAIAEHNRQIEDPDRHVRATFFIITSHLSPESTIIPRIRAYGHEVANHGIVDDTTALQHPELFALQMREAHNRICKDCNQPIRWYRPGRGLYAKSMVPKLQAMPGYEPRFALASMIPVDTFKPTDNALFSAWYVSRFVFPGAILVMHGGSAERSEKTAAAMPLLLDYLQRKDYRVVTLSELWDNY, from the coding sequence ATGGGGCTTGCTCAGCAGCGGCTCGTGCAGCAGGTAGCGCGGGCCTTTCCGGACGGACTGTTCTATAAAGAAACCACCGAGCGCGTGGTGACGCTGACCATCGACGACGTGCCCACGCCCGGTGAACCAGAGGATGAGTCTACCCAAAAGATTTTGGAGGCGATCGCTGAACACAATCGCCAGATCGAAGATCCAGACCGCCATGTACGGGCCACGTTTTTCATTATCACCAGCCACCTCAGCCCCGAAAGCACGATTATTCCTCGCATTCGCGCTTACGGGCACGAAGTCGCCAACCACGGCATCGTAGACGACACGACCGCCCTCCAGCACCCCGAACTGTTTGCCCTGCAAATGCGCGAAGCCCACAACCGCATCTGCAAAGATTGCAATCAGCCCATCCGCTGGTATCGCCCAGGTCGCGGGCTATATGCCAAGAGCATGGTTCCCAAATTGCAAGCCATGCCCGGTTACGAACCCCGGTTTGCCCTGGCCTCCATGATTCCTGTAGACACCTTCAAGCCAACAGACAACGCCCTATTTAGCGCCTGGTATGTGTCGCGCTTCGTGTTTCCTGGCGCTATCTTGGTGATGCACGGCGGCTCTGCCGAGCGCTCCGAAAAAACCGCCGCCGCCATGCCCCTGCTGCTCGACTACTTGCAGCGCAAGGACTATCGCGTGGTCACGCTATCCGAACTTTGGGATAACTATTAG
- a CDS encoding Gfo/Idh/MocA family protein, translating into MQNGFVGTADTSAPRSSHDPIRVGVIGVGNMGQHHTRVLSLLKDVELVGISDVNVERGLDTASKYRVRFFEDYRELLKCVDAVCVAVPTRLHYSVGLTCLQAGVHVLIEKPIAASIAEAELLVNAAAESNCILQVGHIERFNPAFQELSKVLKTEELLALEAHRMSPYSQRANDVSVVLDLMIHDIDLLLELAAAPVTRLTASGSRASDSGYLDYVTATLGFANGIVATLTASKVTHRKIRRIAAHCKNSLTEADFLNNEILIHRQTTANYRTDYGQVLYRQDGLIEKVYTSNIEPLHAELEHFVQCVRGGKQPSVGGEQALKALRLASRIEQMALDGQVWQPDDLSGVQSEVSAIAL; encoded by the coding sequence GTGCAAAACGGATTTGTTGGAACTGCGGATACCTCAGCGCCACGCAGCTCGCATGATCCCATTCGAGTTGGCGTGATCGGCGTTGGCAATATGGGCCAGCACCACACCCGCGTCCTCAGCTTGCTCAAGGACGTAGAACTGGTGGGCATTTCCGATGTCAACGTCGAGCGAGGGCTGGATACGGCAAGCAAGTATCGGGTTCGGTTTTTTGAAGACTATCGCGAACTGCTCAAATGCGTAGATGCGGTCTGCGTGGCAGTTCCCACCCGGCTGCACTACTCTGTGGGGCTGACCTGTCTCCAGGCGGGGGTGCATGTGCTAATCGAAAAGCCGATTGCCGCCAGCATTGCCGAGGCAGAGCTGTTGGTCAACGCGGCGGCCGAGTCCAACTGCATCTTGCAAGTGGGGCATATTGAACGGTTTAACCCGGCGTTTCAGGAACTCAGTAAGGTGCTGAAAACAGAGGAACTGCTGGCGCTGGAGGCTCACCGCATGAGTCCCTATTCCCAGCGGGCCAATGATGTGTCGGTGGTGCTGGATCTCATGATCCACGATATCGACCTGCTGCTGGAACTGGCCGCTGCGCCTGTCACGCGATTGACCGCCAGCGGCAGCCGCGCGTCGGATTCTGGCTATCTAGATTATGTGACGGCGACGCTGGGCTTTGCCAACGGCATTGTGGCCACGCTGACTGCTAGCAAGGTCACCCATCGCAAGATTCGTCGCATCGCTGCCCACTGCAAGAATTCCCTGACGGAAGCCGATTTTCTGAACAACGAAATCCTGATCCATCGGCAGACGACGGCCAACTATCGAACCGACTATGGGCAGGTGCTTTACCGTCAGGATGGGCTAATTGAAAAAGTGTATACCAGCAACATCGAGCCGCTACACGCCGAGCTAGAGCATTTTGTGCAGTGTGTGCGCGGTGGCAAACAGCCTTCGGTAGGCGGCGAACAGGCCCTCAAGGCATTGCGGCTGGCCAGTCGCATTGAGCAGATGGCGCTGGATGGGCAGGTGTGGCAGCCGGATGATCTGAGCGGCGTGCAGTCGGAGGTGTCGGCGATCGCCCTCTAG
- a CDS encoding response regulator transcription factor, which yields MPLTILVVDDDLGTRLSIGDYLELSGYLVVMAENGEQALALVDQVQPHLIVTDVAMPRMDGFELVRQVRSQPALRLLPVIFLTALSRTEERIRGYQLGCDAYLPKPFDLKELGAVVRNLLERSQLIQTEWRRQIRASQAAESGTHRSAEEPSAAEPESDLGLTLREQGVLSLLADGLSNSQIGDRLHLSPRTVEKYVSSLLRKTNTSNRAELVRYVMDHHLVE from the coding sequence ATGCCTCTGACGATTCTGGTAGTGGATGATGATCTGGGCACCCGGCTTTCGATTGGCGACTACTTAGAGTTGTCTGGCTATCTTGTGGTGATGGCGGAAAACGGTGAGCAGGCCCTGGCCTTGGTCGATCAAGTGCAGCCGCATTTGATTGTGACTGACGTGGCCATGCCCCGGATGGATGGGTTTGAGCTGGTGCGACAGGTGCGATCGCAGCCCGCGCTGCGGCTTTTGCCTGTGATTTTTCTGACGGCGCTGAGCCGCACAGAGGAACGCATTCGGGGCTATCAGCTTGGGTGTGATGCCTATCTGCCGAAGCCATTTGACCTGAAGGAGTTGGGGGCGGTGGTGCGAAATTTGCTGGAGCGATCGCAGCTGATCCAGACCGAATGGCGACGGCAGATCCGCGCGTCGCAGGCGGCGGAGTCTGGCACGCATCGATCAGCCGAGGAGCCGTCCGCTGCGGAACCAGAGAGCGATTTGGGTCTAACGCTGCGAGAACAGGGGGTACTGTCGCTGCTGGCGGATGGTCTGTCGAATTCACAAATTGGCGATCGCCTCCACCTCAGCCCCCGCACGGTCGAAAAATACGTCAGCAGCCTCCTCCGCAAGACCAACACCAGCAACCGCGCCGAACTCGTCCGCTACGTGATGGATCACCATCTGGTGGAATAG
- a CDS encoding CAAX protease — MADTAWNQAAELIGGAFSLQSDAFRRAVTLPGGFWLALLIVLLAGLSLGVGQSIILFVNRVKPSRFVFSLLLNAVLFAFGFLFLALSTWLIGLLPGFVRVPLPTLVTVLGLGYAPLLFGFLGALPYLGYPIQNLLSVWNLLSMLVGVAVVVRLSASEALAYVLLGWVVKQLLEGTIAQPIAEFGRRLADRVAGVELAKDSRELRERVLSGTRPAEPIIPPSDVALPEVRQLVAAAGRSHPEAARSVSQAVLEQPSSGYSLRPVDVPEANDPVLQLDYQTRGVPQVVKVVLGLLALAIAFWLVFVLMRPVRDGLFGWYNGLPTPFRLTFDLAWIGVVATVFAGIIAPLESLGWWAGWYGDELDATAVNASLHGYEYGHENEYETAQTSLKGLQAGDRPGAAEQYRPDPYIPQINHYLVYLDGIAQSGEEYTPDIEDFLNALKPALPKDVELVEGLMMYSVLNRPLYEDRPLAFLWRLADKMRWNNPAALLGMLVNLRNVLIVAVSSDKRYGPIYNQGIAQVIFDGLVRRGYRPGSRVPITLLGYSGGGEMSVAAAPYLKRSTNAPIDVISLGGVMSANNNVLVLEHLYHIVGDKDVVERVGPIIFPGRWKLFPLSYWNRGKRKGKVTVLSAGPVGHQVPGGYMDPQATLPDGRTHLQQTIETILQILRGEALRAGDMIPQTPSNYALYQAAAFNRPDYYPIAQTVDPQWYRPIGEWMGRLILPKPEERSHVQGTWLEVHHAPEGYRYLVGERVRLRWVDYPNVQKSMNSVVKDVHFSAEAEFSSRYGGMVHPDRLNHWRRVNALESLAAGHPVDDLIVRLEPPVVVQGDVLLIADTPVQITGRFYALVRFEQPVAGSDQFVVTHFDRATRQFSGKLETMRLPEVVLAKAYGSYPSTTRDLEKSPYNETGWYVYGAKDAAGAFVVQAIAPRALFRLQPESVLFGSKAAYHYIRKQTWADIAAQKGKIASVLCSGLSNGSDAAIQAAIDEWRVGDEALVLHTYGGIGGEKKEPAAATPIFFGHFAYGVATVIHEPLADERQFDICYYQVYTQNTDGLVAGTLHWSRYLGDRQFGWLGTRPICDLLIKLPAYTNPYKIGNVLVSPLDLLERQLQVMTARYRIGDGTGGTYVNAAYNCSQDSNQALFASIRNTERTLRENPRILELLLQEPEQARQFQQLRELGKDLEGKLQSFGGLRRDWERSEYNLGSTLEDYPLRNLWIGLGSWRTILPRKASDAIAHAFLKHGASIWVLRTNQVGGYDPDIEPIAPMTL, encoded by the coding sequence ATGGCTGATACAGCGTGGAATCAGGCGGCTGAGCTGATCGGCGGAGCTTTTTCGCTACAATCTGATGCATTTCGGCGGGCTGTGACACTGCCCGGCGGCTTTTGGCTGGCGCTGCTAATTGTGCTGCTGGCGGGGCTATCGCTAGGGGTGGGGCAGAGCATCATTCTATTTGTCAACCGCGTCAAGCCCAGCCGCTTTGTCTTTAGCCTGCTGCTAAATGCTGTTCTATTTGCCTTTGGGTTTCTGTTTCTCGCCCTCAGCACTTGGCTCATTGGGCTGCTGCCGGGGTTTGTGCGGGTGCCCTTGCCGACGCTGGTGACGGTGCTAGGGCTGGGCTATGCGCCGCTGCTGTTTGGGTTTCTAGGAGCGCTGCCCTACCTGGGCTACCCGATTCAGAATTTGCTGTCAGTGTGGAACTTGCTGTCGATGCTGGTAGGGGTTGCGGTGGTGGTTCGGCTCAGCGCCAGCGAAGCCCTGGCCTATGTGCTGCTGGGCTGGGTCGTCAAGCAACTTTTGGAAGGCACGATCGCCCAGCCGATTGCCGAGTTTGGTCGCCGTCTGGCCGATCGCGTGGCGGGGGTCGAACTGGCTAAAGACTCTCGTGAACTGCGGGAGCGCGTTTTGTCTGGGACCCGCCCCGCAGAGCCAATTATTCCCCCGTCGGATGTGGCTTTGCCGGAGGTGCGTCAGTTGGTGGCGGCTGCGGGACGATCGCATCCGGAGGCGGCTCGCAGCGTGTCTCAGGCGGTGCTGGAGCAGCCGTCTTCTGGCTATTCGCTGCGTCCGGTGGACGTGCCGGAAGCAAATGACCCCGTGTTACAGCTTGACTATCAAACACGCGGCGTTCCCCAGGTGGTGAAGGTGGTGCTGGGGCTGTTGGCGCTGGCGATCGCCTTCTGGCTAGTTTTTGTGCTGATGCGCCCAGTGCGGGATGGGCTGTTTGGCTGGTATAACGGCCTGCCGACCCCGTTTCGTCTAACGTTTGATTTAGCCTGGATTGGCGTGGTGGCGACGGTGTTTGCGGGAATCATCGCGCCGCTGGAGTCGCTGGGCTGGTGGGCCGGTTGGTATGGCGACGAGTTGGATGCAACAGCGGTGAATGCATCTCTACATGGGTATGAGTATGGGCATGAAAATGAGTATGAAACTGCTCAAACCAGCTTGAAGGGGTTGCAAGCGGGCGATCGCCCCGGCGCCGCGGAGCAATATCGCCCTGACCCCTACATCCCGCAAATCAATCATTATCTGGTATATCTGGACGGCATTGCCCAGTCGGGCGAAGAATACACCCCCGATATCGAAGACTTTTTGAATGCTCTCAAGCCCGCTCTGCCCAAAGATGTAGAACTGGTTGAGGGTCTGATGATGTATTCGGTGCTGAATCGCCCGCTGTATGAAGACCGGCCGCTGGCGTTTTTGTGGCGACTGGCAGACAAGATGCGGTGGAACAACCCAGCGGCGCTGCTGGGGATGCTGGTGAATCTGCGAAACGTGCTGATCGTGGCGGTGTCGTCCGATAAGCGCTATGGCCCCATCTATAACCAGGGCATTGCCCAGGTGATTTTCGACGGGCTGGTGCGCCGGGGCTATCGGCCCGGCAGCCGTGTGCCGATTACGCTGCTGGGCTATAGCGGCGGTGGCGAAATGTCTGTGGCGGCTGCGCCCTACCTAAAGCGGTCTACCAATGCTCCCATCGACGTGATTTCTCTGGGCGGCGTAATGAGCGCCAACAACAACGTGCTGGTGCTGGAGCATCTTTATCACATCGTCGGCGATAAGGATGTGGTGGAGCGGGTCGGCCCCATCATCTTTCCTGGCCGCTGGAAGCTGTTTCCGCTGTCCTACTGGAATCGGGGCAAGCGCAAGGGCAAAGTCACCGTTCTCTCGGCTGGGCCGGTCGGTCACCAAGTTCCCGGTGGATATATGGATCCCCAGGCAACGCTACCCGACGGTCGCACCCATTTGCAGCAGACCATCGAGACGATTCTGCAAATTTTGCGGGGGGAGGCGCTGCGGGCCGGCGACATGATTCCCCAAACGCCCAGCAATTATGCCCTGTACCAGGCAGCCGCGTTCAACCGCCCCGACTATTATCCAATCGCCCAAACCGTGGATCCCCAGTGGTATCGCCCCATCGGTGAGTGGATGGGTCGGCTCATTTTGCCTAAGCCAGAAGAGCGATCGCACGTCCAGGGAACCTGGCTGGAGGTTCACCACGCCCCAGAGGGCTACCGCTACTTGGTGGGAGAGCGAGTACGGCTGCGCTGGGTAGACTACCCCAATGTGCAAAAGAGCATGAACTCGGTCGTGAAGGATGTCCACTTTAGCGCCGAGGCAGAATTCAGCAGTCGCTACGGCGGCATGGTGCATCCCGATCGGCTCAACCACTGGCGGCGGGTGAACGCGCTGGAGTCGCTGGCGGCGGGGCATCCGGTGGATGATCTGATCGTGCGGCTGGAACCGCCTGTGGTGGTGCAGGGCGACGTGCTGCTGATTGCCGATACGCCTGTGCAAATTACGGGACGGTTCTACGCGCTGGTGCGATTTGAGCAGCCAGTGGCGGGTAGCGACCAGTTTGTGGTGACGCATTTTGACCGGGCAACGCGGCAGTTTAGCGGCAAGCTGGAAACGATGCGGCTGCCAGAGGTGGTGTTGGCCAAGGCCTATGGCAGCTATCCCTCGACCACCCGCGACCTGGAAAAATCGCCCTACAACGAGACAGGCTGGTACGTCTACGGCGCGAAGGACGCGGCGGGTGCGTTTGTGGTGCAGGCGATCGCCCCCCGTGCCCTGTTCCGCCTGCAACCCGAATCGGTGCTGTTTGGCAGCAAAGCAGCCTACCACTACATCCGCAAGCAGACCTGGGCGGACATCGCGGCCCAAAAGGGCAAGATTGCGTCGGTGCTGTGCAGCGGCCTGTCCAACGGGTCGGATGCGGCAATCCAGGCGGCGATCGACGAATGGCGCGTGGGCGACGAGGCGCTGGTGCTGCATACCTACGGCGGCATCGGCGGCGAGAAAAAGGAACCCGCCGCGGCCACGCCGATTTTCTTTGGGCACTTTGCCTACGGCGTGGCGACCGTCATCCACGAGCCGCTGGCGGACGAACGCCAGTTCGATATTTGCTATTACCAGGTCTATACGCAAAACACCGACGGGCTGGTGGCAGGCACGCTGCACTGGTCGCGCTACTTGGGCGATCGCCAGTTTGGCTGGCTGGGCACGCGCCCAATCTGCGACCTGCTGATCAAGCTGCCCGCCTACACCAACCCTTACAAAATCGGCAATGTCTTGGTTTCGCCGCTGGACTTGCTAGAGCGACAGTTGCAGGTGATGACGGCCCGCTATCGAATTGGCGACGGCACGGGCGGAACCTATGTCAACGCCGCCTATAACTGTTCCCAGGATTCCAATCAGGCGCTATTTGCCAGTATTCGCAACACAGAACGCACCCTGCGCGAAAATCCCCGCATTCTGGAACTCTTGCTGCAAGAGCCAGAGCAGGCGCGACAGTTTCAGCAGCTTCGAGAATTGGGCAAGGATCTGGAAGGTAAGCTGCAATCTTTTGGCGGACTGCGACGCGACTGGGAACGCAGCGAGTACAACCTCGGCAGCACGCTAGAAGACTATCCCTTGCGGAACCTGTGGATTGGGCTAGGCAGTTGGCGAACCATCCTGCCGCGCAAAGCTAGTGATGCGATCGCCCATGCGTTTCTGAAACATGGTGCATCCATATGGGTACTGCGAACGAACCAGGTCGGTGGATACGATCCAGATATTGAACCGATTGCACCGATGACGCTATAG